The Octadecabacter arcticus 238 genome contains a region encoding:
- the arfB gene encoding alternative ribosome rescue aminoacyl-tRNA hydrolase ArfB, which translates to MGLRINDSIEIEDWELTEQFVRASGPGGQNVNKVSTAVELRFEAARSPALTGPVKTRLKRLAGRKWTGDGAVILFVQDTRSQARNREIARERLADMIRAALFVSKRRVKTRVSLNQKRKRVDAKKQRGEVKSLRGKIVD; encoded by the coding sequence ATGGGACTTCGCATTAATGATTCAATCGAAATTGAGGACTGGGAGCTGACCGAGCAATTCGTGCGCGCGTCCGGCCCCGGCGGGCAGAACGTCAACAAGGTTTCGACGGCGGTGGAACTGCGATTCGAGGCGGCGCGATCGCCTGCGCTGACCGGTCCAGTGAAGACGCGGCTAAAACGGCTGGCGGGGCGCAAATGGACGGGCGACGGTGCGGTGATTTTGTTCGTGCAGGACACGCGGTCACAGGCGCGCAACCGCGAGATCGCACGGGAGCGGCTGGCGGATATGATACGGGCGGCACTGTTTGTGTCCAAGCGACGGGTAAAGACGCGGGTGTCTTTGAACCAGAAACGCAAGCGGGTGGATGCAAAAAAGCAGCGCGGCGAGGTAAAGAGCCTGCGGGGGAAGATCGTGGATTGA
- a CDS encoding queuosine precursor transporter: MTRILPGVFAMAIVVVASNILVQFLILDGLLTWGAFSYPLAFLVTDVMNRVYGAATARRVVFIGFIFGVVCSLIGSQIMIQGDGFEFPAVALRVAVGSATAFLVAQLIDVAIFQRLRDGAWWRAPLASTLIGSTIDTALFFAIAFSGLISFGANADAEISWAWDVVPFLLAGPDAPLWVSLAVADWGVKLTIALMALLPFRLIVGRMTQSN; this comes from the coding sequence ATGACCCGAATTCTTCCTGGCGTGTTCGCCATGGCCATCGTTGTGGTGGCTTCTAACATCCTTGTGCAGTTTCTGATCCTTGACGGATTGCTGACTTGGGGTGCATTTTCCTACCCGCTAGCGTTCCTTGTCACTGACGTGATGAACCGCGTTTATGGCGCAGCCACGGCGCGGCGCGTTGTTTTCATTGGTTTTATTTTCGGTGTCGTCTGTTCGTTGATTGGCAGCCAGATCATGATCCAAGGCGACGGATTTGAATTTCCTGCCGTGGCGCTTCGTGTGGCGGTTGGGTCCGCGACGGCGTTCTTGGTGGCGCAATTGATCGACGTGGCGATCTTTCAACGGCTGCGTGACGGGGCGTGGTGGCGCGCGCCTTTGGCATCGACATTGATCGGGTCGACCATCGACACGGCACTGTTTTTCGCCATTGCATTCAGTGGGTTGATCTCATTTGGTGCCAATGCCGATGCAGAGATTTCATGGGCATGGGATGTGGTGCCATTCTTGCTTGCTGGACCGGACGCGCCGCTCTGGGTTTCACTGGCCGTGGCGGACTGGGGCGTGAAGCTGACCATTGCGCTCATGGCCCTGCTACCATTCCGCCTAATTGTTGGACGAATGACACAGTCCAACTAG
- the mepA gene encoding penicillin-insensitive murein endopeptidase encodes MVGIVRTSILVAALALTASCRNTDVSQAAAATAVISTQNAGDIRVAKEVFGYIPTASNQRSEAFGGYARGCQAGAVQLPETGATWQAMRLSRNRNWAQPETVDFIQDLSRFAATMNGWDGIYVGDMSQPRGGPMLTGHASHQTGLDADIWMLPPDRLTLNRQEREDLSSISMRRERGAFTNSSWTEQHMQLLRAAASDPRTARIFVFPGAKVAMCNWETGDRAWLNRIRPWHGHHYHFHVRLRCPDGNTGCEDQAPPPAGDGCADAQNWVNDILNPPPPTPADPNATPRAPRGPLTMARLPGQCLAVAQSE; translated from the coding sequence ATGGTCGGCATAGTCAGAACGAGTATTTTGGTCGCAGCATTGGCGTTGACCGCCAGTTGCCGCAACACCGACGTTAGCCAAGCAGCGGCTGCTACGGCGGTGATTTCAACGCAGAACGCAGGCGACATTCGCGTCGCAAAAGAGGTGTTTGGCTATATTCCCACTGCGTCAAACCAACGGTCCGAGGCGTTTGGTGGCTACGCCCGTGGGTGTCAGGCCGGCGCTGTGCAATTGCCGGAAACCGGTGCGACATGGCAGGCGATGCGTCTGTCGCGCAACCGCAATTGGGCGCAACCTGAGACGGTCGATTTCATTCAGGACCTTAGCCGCTTTGCCGCGACGATGAACGGTTGGGACGGAATTTATGTCGGCGATATGAGCCAGCCACGCGGCGGGCCGATGTTGACGGGCCATGCGTCACACCAGACCGGTCTGGACGCCGATATCTGGATGTTACCGCCCGACCGTTTGACCCTGAACCGCCAAGAACGCGAAGACCTGTCTTCTATTTCCATGCGCCGTGAGCGCGGTGCGTTTACCAATTCGAGCTGGACAGAACAACACATGCAGCTGCTGCGCGCGGCGGCAAGTGACCCGCGTACGGCACGGATTTTCGTATTCCCCGGTGCGAAGGTTGCGATGTGCAACTGGGAAACCGGTGATCGCGCGTGGTTGAATAGAATTCGGCCATGGCACGGACATCATTACCATTTTCACGTGCGGCTCCGGTGTCCTGACGGGAACACAGGATGTGAGGATCAAGCGCCTCCGCCCGCTGGTGACGGATGTGCAGATGCGCAAAATTGGGTGAATGACATTCTAAATCCACCACCTCCGACGCCCGCTGATCCCAACGCAACGCCACGCGCACCGCGGGGTCCGCTGACCATGGCGCGCTTACCCGGACAGTGTTTGGCGGTCGCCCAAAGCGAGTGA
- a CDS encoding MFS transporter — translation MAAVSKRRIWGWMAFDWASQPFYTLGLTFIFGPYFAAVAAEYYLSSGLDVDTANSRAQGIWSGGQTVAGLIIAFSAPFLGAFADNSGRKMPWIAFFSVVYVIAMTMLWGLTPDGGNLIWMLVIFYVGFIAAESALNFTNAILPSLGTKEQISRISGSGAAFGYWGGVTALFVMLLLLAENDQGVTLLGNPPLFGLDPDMREGTRSVGPMIAIWFAIFMIPFFLWVRDDPKLGGKPTNMGSVAGELWTTIKSVRDRKSLLNFLIGSMFYRDALNALYAFGGVYAALVLDWSTIYIGVFGIVAAIAAAITTWLAGLADERYGPKPVIRVSVWALIVVSIIIVGMSREALFGIPLAQGSSIPDIIFYVCGAVIGGAGGAVYTASRSMMVRHTHPERPAEAFGLFALSGKATAFLAPAFITLFTYLTNNNQLGFLPVIFLFLAGLLLLRWVKPQGDHDEWSA, via the coding sequence ATGGCGGCAGTATCTAAGAGACGTATTTGGGGTTGGATGGCGTTTGATTGGGCCAGTCAGCCGTTTTATACACTGGGTTTGACGTTTATTTTTGGCCCGTATTTCGCGGCCGTTGCGGCGGAATATTATCTGAGCTCTGGACTGGATGTTGATACTGCAAACTCACGCGCGCAGGGCATTTGGTCGGGCGGACAGACGGTTGCGGGTTTGATCATCGCATTTTCAGCGCCGTTTCTTGGGGCCTTTGCGGACAATTCAGGGCGAAAAATGCCGTGGATTGCGTTCTTTTCCGTCGTCTACGTGATTGCCATGACCATGCTGTGGGGGCTGACGCCAGATGGTGGAAACCTGATCTGGATGTTGGTGATTTTCTATGTTGGTTTCATCGCCGCTGAATCAGCGCTGAATTTTACCAATGCGATCCTGCCCAGCCTTGGCACCAAAGAACAAATTAGCCGCATCAGCGGATCGGGTGCTGCGTTCGGATATTGGGGCGGCGTGACGGCGTTGTTTGTGATGTTGTTGCTGCTCGCCGAAAACGATCAGGGCGTGACATTATTGGGCAATCCGCCCCTGTTCGGGTTGGACCCAGACATGCGTGAAGGCACGCGGTCCGTCGGGCCAATGATTGCGATCTGGTTCGCGATCTTCATGATTCCGTTTTTCCTATGGGTGCGTGACGATCCAAAACTCGGCGGCAAGCCCACCAATATGGGATCTGTTGCGGGCGAATTATGGACAACGATCAAGTCGGTGAGGGACCGTAAAAGTCTGCTAAATTTCCTGATCGGGTCGATGTTTTACCGCGACGCCCTAAACGCGCTTTATGCATTTGGCGGGGTCTATGCGGCCTTGGTTTTGGACTGGTCGACGATCTATATTGGCGTGTTCGGAATCGTCGCGGCGATTGCGGCGGCGATCACCACGTGGCTGGCGGGACTGGCAGACGAAAGGTATGGTCCAAAGCCCGTGATCCGCGTGTCCGTTTGGGCGTTGATCGTCGTGAGCATCATCATAGTCGGCATGTCGCGTGAGGCGCTATTTGGAATTCCCTTGGCCCAAGGGTCGTCTATTCCGGACATCATTTTCTACGTCTGTGGTGCAGTGATTGGTGGCGCAGGTGGTGCTGTTTATACGGCCAGCCGATCCATGATGGTGCGCCATACGCACCCTGAACGCCCCGCAGAAGCGTTCGGATTGTTCGCGTTGTCAGGCAAGGCGACGGCGTTCTTGGCCCCTGCGTTCATCACGCTGTTTACCTATCTGACCAACAACAACCAGCTCGGCTTTTTGCCTGTGATCTTTCTTTTCTTGGCTGGGTTGCTTCTGCTACGGTGGGTTAAGCCACAAGGAGATCACGACGAATGGTCGGCATAG
- a CDS encoding acyl-CoA thioesterase has product MYPFLRLGLNLFSARKLPPMNVLDLHVSQHRCRLVDCDIFLEMNNGRILTLYEMGRFQAAVRMGLWALLKKKRWGLTVAGTSIRYRRRITPFEKYEIRTKIATWDDRFVYIEQGMFKMSGECASHVLFRTAVVAKGRAVPTDVLIEAMGVTTPRPTPAAWIQNWIDAEATRPWPPEMDSPKLGQPNLDSWTPVEP; this is encoded by the coding sequence ATGTACCCATTTTTACGCCTCGGCCTGAACCTGTTTTCAGCGCGCAAATTGCCACCCATGAACGTGCTGGATTTGCATGTGAGCCAGCATCGCTGTCGGCTGGTGGATTGCGATATCTTTTTGGAAATGAACAACGGCCGTATTTTGACGTTGTATGAAATGGGGCGATTTCAGGCGGCTGTGCGCATGGGGCTTTGGGCACTGTTGAAGAAAAAGCGCTGGGGGCTGACGGTAGCGGGCACGTCGATCCGGTATCGCCGCCGGATCACACCGTTCGAGAAGTATGAAATCCGCACCAAAATCGCCACGTGGGACGATCGGTTCGTCTACATCGAACAGGGTATGTTCAAGATGTCGGGCGAATGTGCCAGCCACGTTTTGTTTCGCACAGCCGTTGTTGCAAAGGGCCGCGCGGTTCCGACTGATGTGTTGATTGAGGCGATGGGCGTTACCACGCCCCGCCCAACACCCGCGGCATGGATCCAAAACTGGATCGATGCGGAGGCGACACGGCCTTGGCCACCAGAAATGGACTCACCAAAATTGGGGCAACCAAATCTGGACTCATGGACTCCGGTCGAACCCTAA
- a CDS encoding ISL3 family transposase produces MTIDISQHILRLKGQRVNEIELAEDGAKVIVQCSRDARRSAIDPATGKKGSINQHIRRQVNDIPFFGYPCVIEIELAQVFISKGERRIEACPFVDKGCRFTHRFCHLISGLCRHLSILAVSRHLGIRWETVKNIDKAYLMETLPALDPAQLAGLEYIGVDEVARAKGHDYMTVVYDMVGGHLIWVEAGRTAEVFSRFLKQLRPDTAHKIKAVSMDMGPAYQKAVRESLPMADIVFDRFHVMKNYSKAIHNQRRLEFRKADQSGKELMKGTHYLLLKNADKLNEKQSNKLQTLLESNSNLNTLYVLKEQLQALWSAPSFEGMSEQLENWCLIADQSHMLYLKKFAKSLRKHCVGICNYAKHKLTSARIEAGNVSIGMIRKRARGIRDTEYFKLKIRQSSIPDNQSMFYLKS; encoded by the coding sequence ATGACCATCGACATCTCGCAACATATTTTACGCCTGAAGGGGCAACGTGTAAATGAAATTGAGCTGGCTGAAGACGGTGCGAAGGTTATTGTTCAGTGCAGTCGGGATGCCCGCAGGAGCGCTATAGACCCTGCAACCGGCAAGAAGGGTAGCATCAACCAACATATTCGCCGACAAGTAAACGACATCCCGTTTTTTGGGTATCCTTGTGTGATTGAGATTGAGCTAGCGCAGGTTTTTATTAGCAAGGGTGAGCGCCGCATTGAGGCGTGTCCTTTTGTTGATAAAGGGTGCCGTTTCACCCATCGATTTTGCCATCTTATCAGTGGATTGTGCCGTCATTTATCCATTCTGGCTGTCTCCAGGCATTTAGGTATACGATGGGAGACGGTAAAGAATATCGACAAGGCATACCTGATGGAAACGCTCCCTGCGCTTGATCCCGCACAGCTTGCTGGCTTGGAATACATTGGTGTCGATGAAGTGGCCCGGGCGAAAGGTCATGACTATATGACGGTGGTCTACGATATGGTCGGAGGGCATCTGATCTGGGTGGAAGCCGGTCGAACTGCCGAAGTTTTTTCAAGGTTTTTGAAACAGCTGCGGCCAGATACAGCCCATAAAATAAAGGCCGTGTCGATGGATATGGGGCCTGCCTACCAAAAGGCTGTCAGGGAGTCCTTGCCGATGGCCGACATCGTATTTGACCGTTTCCACGTCATGAAAAACTACAGCAAGGCTATCCATAATCAGCGTCGCCTTGAGTTCAGGAAGGCCGATCAAAGTGGTAAAGAGTTGATGAAGGGCACGCATTATCTGTTGCTCAAAAATGCGGATAAGTTGAATGAAAAACAAAGTAACAAGCTGCAAACGTTGCTGGAGAGCAATAGCAACCTGAATACGCTTTACGTCTTAAAAGAACAGCTTCAGGCTCTGTGGAGCGCCCCATCATTTGAGGGGATGTCAGAGCAACTGGAAAATTGGTGCCTGATCGCAGATCAGTCACACATGCTCTATCTGAAAAAGTTCGCAAAATCCCTAAGAAAACATTGTGTGGGCATATGCAACTACGCGAAACACAAGCTGACAAGCGCCAGGATAGAGGCTGGTAATGTCAGTATAGGAATGATCCGCAAACGAGCCAGGGGCATCAGGGATACCGAATACTTCAAACTCAAAATTAGACAATCATCCATCCCAGATAATCAATCTATGTTCTATTTGAAATCCTAG
- a CDS encoding YggT family protein, which translates to MVSIFSYSTKRRRAAHFIMSWLIQFQVLNIRQQFVAQIWYGLSRLLEPIYGPIRRIMPQMGGIDLAPLIALLAIQAIRIVLYNNAGSFV; encoded by the coding sequence ATGGTCAGCATCTTTTCTTACTCAACAAAGCGGAGAAGAGCCGCGCATTTCATCATGTCGTGGTTGATCCAGTTTCAGGTTCTAAACATTCGCCAGCAGTTCGTGGCGCAAATCTGGTACGGTCTCAGCCGCCTGCTGGAACCGATCTATGGCCCGATCCGCCGCATCATGCCGCAAATGGGCGGCATTGACCTTGCGCCACTGATCGCACTGCTGGCAATTCAAGCCATCCGCATCGTCCTTTATAATAACGCTGGTTCCTTCGTCTAA
- the recQ gene encoding DNA helicase RecQ, producing MSAATLLRDVFGFDGYRPGQQEIVEAVTTGKNTLAIMPTGGGKSLCFQLPALVRDGVTVVISPLIALMRDQVRGLKEAGVVAGALTSGNTEEETDEVWRNLENGTLKLLYMAPERLASNGAQRMLRQAGVSMIAVDEAHCVSQWGHDFRPDYLRIGDLRRDLDVPLAAFTATADEETRIEIVEKLFDGHAPTIFLQGFDRPNIHLAFAAKDGPRAQIINFANARKEQAGIVYCGTRAKTESLAKALRDARHSACHYHGGMDADDRRNVERRFQQEDGLIVCATIAFGMGIDKPDIRWVAHADLPKSIESYYQEIGRAGRDGAPAETLTLFGPDDIRYRRQQIDEGLAPPERRAADHGRLNALLGLAEALHCRRQNLLSYFGEDPAPCGNCDLCDKPADVFDGTTPVRMALSAALRTEERFGAGHLIDILLGNMTEKVAQRSHDQLPTFGVGKEYSRVQWQAIFRQIMGHDLMRPNAERHGALRMTPKARPILRDEATIDLRRDTIKSAKSGPKIKQMVSEEDAPLLSALKAKRRAFAEQLGGPAYIVFNDKTLIEMAEKRPKSLDDMARIGGVGTKKLDSYGAAFLAVINGEAAAQHPQRQKLAGRNDGSIYDRLLETQATLSRGPSGTDKPMSCSASQLAKVASQKPRDEAAITRLLGDRAADRFGAAFLDILRDA from the coding sequence ATGAGCGCTGCCACGCTTCTCCGCGACGTTTTCGGCTTTGACGGTTACCGTCCGGGCCAACAAGAGATCGTTGAGGCCGTGACAACAGGTAAAAATACCCTTGCCATCATGCCCACGGGTGGCGGCAAATCCCTGTGTTTCCAATTGCCTGCGCTGGTGCGTGACGGCGTTACCGTCGTCATTTCCCCCCTCATCGCGCTGATGCGTGACCAAGTGCGCGGGCTGAAAGAAGCAGGCGTCGTCGCGGGTGCGCTGACCAGCGGCAACACCGAGGAAGAAACCGATGAGGTTTGGCGCAACCTCGAAAACGGCACCCTTAAACTGCTTTACATGGCGCCGGAACGCCTCGCCTCTAACGGCGCACAGAGGATGCTGCGCCAAGCGGGTGTCAGCATGATCGCCGTAGACGAGGCGCATTGTGTGTCCCAATGGGGCCACGATTTTCGCCCTGATTATCTGCGCATCGGCGATTTGCGCCGCGACCTCGACGTGCCGCTCGCCGCGTTCACCGCCACCGCCGACGAAGAAACCCGCATTGAAATCGTGGAAAAACTGTTCGACGGTCACGCGCCGACGATCTTTTTGCAGGGCTTTGATCGCCCTAATATCCACCTCGCCTTTGCCGCTAAAGACGGGCCGCGCGCCCAGATCATCAACTTTGCCAATGCCCGTAAAGAACAAGCAGGCATCGTCTACTGCGGCACCCGCGCAAAAACCGAATCCCTAGCCAAAGCTTTGCGCGACGCCCGACATTCGGCCTGCCACTACCATGGTGGCATGGACGCCGATGATCGCCGCAATGTCGAACGCCGCTTTCAACAAGAAGACGGGCTGATCGTTTGTGCCACCATCGCGTTCGGCATGGGCATCGACAAGCCCGACATCCGCTGGGTCGCCCACGCCGACTTGCCGAAATCCATTGAAAGCTACTACCAGGAAATCGGCCGCGCTGGGCGCGACGGTGCCCCCGCCGAAACCCTCACGCTTTTTGGCCCCGACGACATCCGCTATCGCCGCCAACAAATCGACGAAGGTTTGGCCCCCCCCGAACGCCGCGCCGCCGATCATGGCCGCCTGAACGCGCTGCTTGGCCTCGCCGAAGCCTTGCACTGCCGCCGCCAAAATCTGCTGTCCTATTTCGGCGAAGACCCCGCACCCTGTGGCAACTGCGATCTTTGCGACAAACCCGCCGACGTGTTCGACGGCACGACCCCCGTGCGCATGGCCCTCTCGGCTGCATTGCGCACCGAAGAACGCTTTGGCGCGGGCCACCTGATCGACATTCTGCTGGGCAACATGACTGAAAAAGTCGCGCAACGCAGCCACGACCAGCTGCCAACCTTTGGCGTCGGCAAAGAATACTCCCGCGTCCAATGGCAGGCGATTTTCCGGCAAATAATGGGCCACGACCTGATGCGCCCCAACGCCGAACGCCACGGCGCGTTGCGCATGACACCAAAAGCCCGCCCGATTTTGCGCGACGAAGCGACGATTGATCTGCGCCGCGACACTATCAAATCCGCGAAATCCGGCCCCAAGATCAAACAAATGGTATCCGAGGAAGACGCGCCGCTTCTGTCCGCGCTCAAGGCCAAACGACGCGCCTTTGCTGAACAACTTGGCGGTCCTGCTTATATTGTTTTCAACGACAAGACCCTGATCGAAATGGCTGAAAAACGCCCCAAAAGCCTCGATGATATGGCCCGCATCGGCGGTGTAGGCACCAAAAAGCTCGACAGTTACGGCGCGGCGTTTCTTGCGGTGATAAACGGCGAAGCAGCAGCGCAGCACCCGCAACGCCAGAAACTCGCCGGACGCAATGATGGGTCAATCTATGACCGTCTTCTCGAAACGCAGGCGACCCTGTCGCGCGGACCGTCTGGCACTGACAAACCCATGTCCTGTTCTGCGTCCCAACTTGCGAAAGTCGCGTCGCAAAAACCCCGCGACGAAGCCGCGATCACCCGCCTGTTGGGGGATCGTGCAGCAGACCGTTTTGGCGCGGCGTTCCTCGATATTTTGCGCGATGCGTGA
- the yaaA gene encoding peroxide stress protein YaaA has product MLTVISPAKSLDWAPVEIVGTQPAFQDDAIRLAKTSRNLTLGALKTLMSISDDLARLNHDRFKAFQDAPSADRIKPAALAFNGDTYQGLEAKTLSDDDMAYGQDHLRILSGLYGLLRPLDAIQPYRLEMGSRLKTRRGKSLYDYWGTTISKALNTLAGAMGTDTLVNCASQEYFGAADTKALKLNVITPVFMEVKDDRPRIVSFFAKRARGAMARHIIEHRVTTHQGVNEFTSGGYVFDPDLSTENRPVFLRDYPDPKAG; this is encoded by the coding sequence ATGCTGACAGTCATTTCGCCTGCAAAATCCCTCGACTGGGCCCCAGTTGAAATTGTCGGGACGCAGCCCGCGTTCCAAGACGATGCAATCCGGCTGGCCAAGACGTCACGCAACCTGACTTTGGGCGCCCTCAAGACCCTGATGTCGATCTCTGATGATCTGGCGCGCCTCAACCATGACCGTTTCAAAGCGTTTCAGGATGCGCCGTCCGCGGATCGCATAAAACCCGCCGCGCTTGCGTTCAATGGTGATACCTATCAAGGGCTTGAGGCAAAAACGCTCAGCGATGATGACATGGCTTATGGCCAAGATCATCTGCGGATTCTGTCTGGTCTTTACGGTCTTTTGCGCCCACTGGACGCGATCCAACCCTACCGTCTTGAGATGGGCAGCCGCCTGAAAACCCGACGCGGAAAATCGCTGTATGACTATTGGGGCACCACGATTTCCAAAGCGCTGAACACGCTAGCGGGCGCGATGGGCACAGACACGTTGGTCAACTGTGCGTCACAAGAATACTTTGGCGCAGCAGACACTAAAGCCTTGAAATTAAACGTCATCACGCCAGTGTTTATGGAAGTCAAAGACGACCGCCCGCGCATCGTCAGCTTCTTCGCCAAACGTGCCCGCGGTGCCATGGCCCGCCACATCATCGAACACCGCGTCACGACTCATCAAGGCGTTAACGAATTCACATCAGGCGGTTATGTCTTTGATCCCGACCTATCGACCGAAAATCGCCCCGTTTTCCTACGCGATTACCCCGATCCGAAGGCAGGTTAA
- a CDS encoding acetyl-CoA C-acyltransferase family protein, with protein sequence MSDIVILSGARTAIGAFGGSLAGSPPIGLAATVSKAALDRGGVDPAQIGHVTFGHVINTEPRDMYLSRVAAMDAGVPDSVPAMNVNRLCGSGVQAIVSVIQSLMLGDAGFGLAGGAENMSRAPYILADARWGAKMGDITGRDMMLGALNCPFGTGHMGVTAENVAAEHGITRAAQDAFAMQSQERAAAAIEAGYFDEQIVPVEVKQRRETVLFQRDEHPKATTIDALSGLRTVFQKDGTVTAGNASGINDGAAAVVLATAEAAEKAGLTPKFRVLGYAHAGVRPEVMGIGPVPAVQNLFAKTGLCADDFDVIESNEAFASQALAASQELGFDGARVNPNGGAIALGHPVGATGAILTVKAMYELERTGKKWALITMCIGGGQGIALAIERI encoded by the coding sequence ATGTCCGACATCGTCATTCTATCAGGGGCCAGAACCGCAATTGGCGCTTTTGGCGGCAGTCTTGCAGGAAGCCCGCCGATTGGTCTGGCCGCAACGGTCAGCAAGGCGGCGTTAGACCGTGGTGGCGTTGATCCGGCACAGATCGGGCATGTGACGTTCGGACATGTCATCAATACCGAACCGCGCGACATGTATCTTAGCCGCGTGGCGGCCATGGATGCAGGCGTTCCAGACAGTGTTCCAGCGATGAACGTGAACCGTTTGTGCGGGTCTGGTGTGCAGGCGATTGTATCAGTTATTCAATCACTTATGCTTGGGGATGCGGGCTTTGGCCTTGCTGGCGGTGCCGAAAATATGAGCCGCGCACCCTACATTTTAGCCGACGCGCGGTGGGGCGCGAAGATGGGGGATATCACGGGGCGTGACATGATGCTGGGCGCGTTGAATTGTCCGTTCGGGACGGGACACATGGGGGTGACGGCGGAAAACGTCGCGGCGGAACACGGGATCACCCGCGCCGCGCAGGACGCCTTTGCGATGCAATCCCAAGAGCGCGCAGCGGCGGCGATTGAAGCCGGATATTTCGACGAACAGATCGTCCCTGTTGAGGTGAAGCAGCGGCGGGAAACTGTTTTATTTCAACGCGATGAGCATCCCAAGGCGACTACGATTGACGCGCTGTCTGGGCTGCGTACGGTATTTCAAAAAGACGGCACCGTCACGGCGGGCAACGCATCAGGCATCAACGATGGTGCGGCAGCGGTGGTTTTGGCGACGGCTGAGGCGGCTGAAAAGGCGGGTTTGACGCCGAAATTCCGCGTTTTGGGCTATGCCCATGCAGGTGTGCGGCCTGAGGTTATGGGCATTGGACCCGTGCCAGCGGTGCAAAATTTGTTTGCGAAAACAGGTCTTTGCGCAGATGATTTCGATGTGATTGAAAGCAATGAGGCCTTTGCGTCGCAGGCTTTGGCGGCCTCACAGGAATTGGGGTTTGATGGCGCGCGCGTGAACCCGAACGGCGGCGCGATTGCGCTGGGCCATCCGGTTGGTGCAACGGGTGCGATCCTGACCGTCAAGGCGATGTATGAGCTTGAAAGAACAGGCAAAAAATGGGCACTGATTACGATGTGTATCGGCGGTGGTCAGGGTATCGCGCTGGCAATCGAACGGATTTAA
- a CDS encoding ABC transporter ATP-binding protein: MLLRVTDLIKSYPSPDGAVAILSGISMAMDRGETLALTGESGSGKSTLLHLVGGLDQPDGGHVEIDGVDIGALDDASCAAVRRDKVGVIFQQFNLIPSLTVASNIAFQARLAGVEDVDWTRDLTNRMGLADHMAKYPEQLSGGQQQRVAIARTLAARPALVLADEPTGNLDETTADTVLDLMLTLVAETNAALLMVTHSERLAARMGRRLHLRAGRVV; encoded by the coding sequence ATGTTGTTGCGCGTCACAGATCTCATCAAAAGTTACCCTAGCCCAGACGGTGCCGTGGCGATCCTCAGCGGGATCAGCATGGCTATGGACAGGGGGGAAACCCTTGCGCTGACTGGAGAATCCGGTTCTGGCAAGAGCACGCTTTTGCATCTTGTTGGCGGGCTCGACCAACCCGATGGTGGCCATGTCGAGATTGATGGAGTCGACATTGGCGCACTTGATGACGCCTCCTGCGCTGCCGTAAGGCGCGACAAAGTTGGCGTTATCTTTCAGCAATTCAACTTGATCCCGTCCCTTACGGTCGCATCAAATATCGCGTTTCAGGCGCGGCTTGCAGGCGTTGAAGATGTCGATTGGACCCGCGATTTGACCAACCGCATGGGGCTGGCCGATCACATGGCGAAATATCCCGAACAACTGTCGGGTGGGCAGCAGCAACGGGTGGCGATTGCGCGTACGTTGGCCGCACGTCCAGCGCTTGTGCTGGCCGACGAACCGACCGGCAACTTGGATGAAACCACCGCCGACACGGTGTTGGACTTGATGTTAACGCTGGTCGCGGAAACAAATGCTGCGCTGTTGATGGTCACACATTCAGAACGCCTTGCGGCGCGCATGGGCCGGCGGTTGCACCTTCGGGCGGGCCGCGTCGTATGA